In Gossypium hirsutum isolate 1008001.06 chromosome D06, Gossypium_hirsutum_v2.1, whole genome shotgun sequence, one genomic interval encodes:
- the LOC121218601 gene encoding uncharacterized protein produces MAPNLKSFIASSVLVLFLAISFSFSRTNYYKIFNLKSSLASYHPTFLQSVFSFMLKTPKPNKSHWPNPISRPPHCVLWMAPFLSGGGYSSEAWSYVLALDEYMKSRENPSFKLGIHQHGDLESLEFWEGLPQNARDLAIELHRTDCRINETIVVCHSEPGAWYPPLFETLPCPPTGYHDFMFVIGRTMFETDRLNSEHVKRCNRMDSVWVPTEFHVSTFVQSGVDPSKVMKVVQPIDVRFFDPSKYEPLDIASEGNLVLGAKAPNSSPGKEFVFLSVFKWEFRKGWDVLLEAYLKEFSKDDGVALYLLTNPYHSSRDFNNKIVQFVEDSDMQKPANGWAPVYVIDTHIAHIDLPQLYKAANAFVLPSRGEGWGRPVVEAMAMSLPVITTNWSGPTEYLTEENSYPLPVERKSEVTEGPFKGHLWAQPSVIKLQALMRHVISNVEEARAKGRQARKDMINSFSPEIVAEIVTGHIQNILDK; encoded by the coding sequence ATGGCCCCAAATCTGAAATCCTTCATTGCTTCATCTGTCCTTGTTCTATTCTTAGCAATCTCTTTTAGTTTTAGCAGAACAAACTACTACAAAATCTTCAACCTCAAATCAAGTCTCGCTTCTTACCACCCTACATTCCTTCAATCTGTTTTCTCATTTATGCTAAAAACCCCAAAACCCAACAAATCCCATTGGCCAAATCCCATTTCCAGGCCCCCTCACTGTGTTCTATGGATGGCTCCCTTCCTTTCAGGTGGTGGGTATAGTTCAGAAGCATGGTCTTATGTTTTAGCACTCGATGAATACATGAAAAGTCGAGAAAACCCGAGTTTTAAATTGGGTATTCACCAACATGGTGATTTGGAGTCACTAGAGTTTTGGGAGGGATTGCCTCAAAATGCAAGGGATTTGGCAATTGAGTTGCACCGAACCGATTGCAGAATAAATGAGACCATTGTGGTTTGCCATAGTGAGCCTGGTGCTTGGTATCCCCCATTGTTTGAAACTCTTCCTTGCCCTCCAACGGGTTATCATGATTTCATGTTTGTTATCGGTAGGACCATGTTCGAGACGGATAGATTGAATTCGGAACATGTTAAGCGTTGTAATAGAATGGACTCTGTTTGGGTTCCTACTGAGTTTCATGTGTCCACATTTGTGCAAAGTGGTGTAGATCCATCTAAGGTTATGAAAGTTGTGCAGCCTATTGATGTGAGGTTCTTTGATCCCTCCAAGTATGAGCCGTTGGATATTGCTTCCGAGGGGAATCTGGTTTTAGGTGCAAAAGCCCCCAATTCAAGCCCCGGCAAGGAGTTTGTGTTCTTGAGTGTCTTCAAATGGGAGTTTAGGAAAGGATGGGATGTTTTGCTCGAAGCATATTTGAAAGAGTTCTCCAAGGATGATGGGGTGGCTTTGTACTTGTTGACTAATCCTTATCATTCTAGTAGAGATTTCAACAACAAGATTGTCCAGTTTGTGGAAGACTCTGATATGCAAAAGCCAGCTAATGGATGGGCTCCGGTGTATGTCATTGATACTCATATAGCTCACATTGACTTACCTCAACTATACAAGGCTGCCAATGCGTTTGTTCTTCCTTCAAGAGGAGAAGGATGGGGAAGACCTGTTGTGGAAGCCATGGCAATGTCGTTGCCGGTAATAACAACTAATTGGTCAGGGCCTACTGAGTATCTGACAGAGGAGAATAGCTATCCATTGCCAGTGGAAAGAAAGAGTGAGGTAACGGAAGGACCATTTAAGGGGCATTTGTGGGCTCAACCGTCAGTTATTAAGCTTCAAGCTCTTATGAGGCATGTGATCAGTAACGTGGAGGAAGCCAGGGCTAAAGGTAGGCAGGCAAGGAAAGACATGATCAATAGCTTTTCTCCGGAAATTGTTGCAGAGATTGTCACAGGTCATATACAAAATATACTTGACAAATAG